The proteins below come from a single Aquabacterium sp. A3 genomic window:
- a CDS encoding FlhC family transcriptional regulator — MRTKSLLTEAKQIERAVTLITLGARLQVLESETDMSYERLLRLYKEVAGKSPSKGQLPFSTDWFMTWQPNIHA, encoded by the coding sequence AGCCTCCTGACCGAAGCCAAGCAGATCGAGCGTGCCGTCACGCTCATCACCCTGGGGGCACGCCTGCAGGTGCTGGAATCCGAGACCGACATGTCCTACGAGCGCCTGCTGCGCCTGTACAAGGAAGTGGCCGGCAAGTCGCCCTCCAAAGGCCAGCTGCCCTTCTCGACCGACTGGTTCATGACCTGGCAGCCCAACATCCACGCCA